A window from Macaca nemestrina isolate mMacNem1 chromosome 8, mMacNem.hap1, whole genome shotgun sequence encodes these proteins:
- the LOC105464161 gene encoding neutrophil defensin 1, producing MRTLVILAAILLVALQAQAEPLQARTDEATAAQEQIPTDNPEVVVSLAWDESLAPNDSVPGLRKNMACYCRIPACLAGERRYGTCFYLGRVWAFCC from the exons ATGAGGACCCTCGTCATCCTTGCTGCCATTCTCCTGGTGGCCCTGCAGGCCCAGGCTGAGCCACTCCAGGCAAGAACTGACGAGGCTACTGCAGCCCAGGAGCAGATTCCAACAGACAACCCAGAAGTGGTTGTTTCCCTTGCCTGGGATGAAAGCTTGGCTCCAAATGATTCAG TCCCAGGCTTAAGGAAAAACATGGCCTGCTATTGCAGAATACCAGCGTGCTTAGCAGGAGAACGTCGCTATGGAACCTGCTTCTACCTGGGAAGAGTCTGGGCATTCTGCTGCTGA